In Quercus robur chromosome 11, dhQueRobu3.1, whole genome shotgun sequence, the following proteins share a genomic window:
- the LOC126705660 gene encoding uncharacterized protein LOC126705660 gives MARRSAGGRSARAAPRPAATRNPPPKPVSHAPPPAPVQASSGGSMLGGIGSTIAQGMAFGTGSAVAHRAVDAVMGPRTIQHETVASEAAGAPAPTANSLGGSDACNIHSRAFQDCLNSYGNDISKCQFYMDLLSECRKNSGSMLNA, from the exons ATGGCTCGCCGTAGCGCCGGAG GAAGATCTGCTCGTGCAGCCCCTCGTCCTGCAGCAACAAGAAACCCCCCTCCTAAGCCAG TTAGCCATGCTCCTCCTCCAGCTCCTGTTCAGGCCAGCAGTGGTGGATCCATGCTAGGAGGCATTGGTTCAACCATAGCTCAGG GTATGGCCTTTGGTACTGGAAGTGCAGTGGCTCACAGGGCTGTGGATGCAGTGATGGGTCCTCGCACTATTCAACATGAAACTGTGGCCTCTGAGGCTGCTGGTGCCCCAGCTCCCACTGCAAACAGTCTTGGTGGCTCTGATGCATGCAACATTCACTCCAGGGCATTCCAGGAT tGCTTGAACAGCTATGGCAATGACATCAGCAAATGTCAGTTCTACATGGATTTGCTGTCTGAGTGCAGGAAGAACTCTGGTTCTATGTTGAATGCCTAa